From a region of the Triticum aestivum cultivar Chinese Spring chromosome 7D, IWGSC CS RefSeq v2.1, whole genome shotgun sequence genome:
- the LOC123168125 gene encoding uncharacterized protein, translated as MVFSKVEVNLKRLLEAAPRQQNQAKLVHYITTARELLEQLGAEITPEGISSISKAKLSEYSEKIEALAATLASLVPENENLVDQSREQDNSYEREREKVGSPISLSSGLRRRSTAQMEVGPSSHERKEKDTGAPIKLDAEAQAHIEKHRKLQEDLTDEMVDLARQLKESSLLMNQSVQDTEKILDSTERAVEHSLASTGRATARASEVYSLASKTTCFQWLLIFLMTCMFVMVVLLIRIT; from the exons ATGGTGTTCAGCAAGGTGGAAGTGAACCTGAAAAGGCTGCTTGAGGCGGCCCCCCGCCAGCAGAATCAGGCTAAGCTTGTCCAT TACATAACCACAGCCAGGGAGCTGTTGGAGCAGCTTGGAGCTGAAATTACACCAGAAGGAATATCAAG TATTTCAAAAGCTAAGCTGAGTGAGTATTCAGAAAAGATTGAAGCACTAGCTGCCACGCTTGCTTCTCTAGTG CCAGAAAATGAAAATCTGGTTGATCAGAGTAGAGAGCAAGACAACTCTTatgaaagagaaagagaaaaggtTGGGAGTCCAATATCCTTATCATCAGGATTGCGAAGGAGATCGAC GGCTCAGATGGAGGTTGGACCAAGCAGtcatgaaagaaaagaaaaagacacTGGAGCACCTATTAAATTGGATGCAGAAGCTCAGGCTCATATTGAGAAGCATAG GAAGCTGCAAGAAGATCTGACTGACGAAATGGTTGACTTAGCACGCCAGCTGAAGGAGAGTAGCCTTTTAATGAACCAATCCGTGCAAGATACAGAGAAG ATCCTCGATTCCACCGAGAGAGCCGTGGAGCATAGCCTGGCGAGCACTGGTCGTGCAACGGCGCGAGCCTCGGAGGTCTACTCGCTGGCCTCCAAGACAACCTGCTTCCAGTGGTTGCTCATCTTTCTGATGACCTGCATGTTTGTCATGGTGGTTCTGCTCATACGGATCACCTGA
- the LOC123167801 gene encoding bidirectional sugar transporter SWEET11, with translation MAGGLFDMSHPASALAGIAGNIVSFFVFLAPMATFLQIYRKKTTGGFSSVPYVVALFSCSLLIFYALLKTDSPLLLTINSFGCCIETVYIVAYLVYAPPRARLRTLAYFFVLDVAAFGLVLVVTMYAFAPAHRVKFLGSVCLAFSMAVFVAPLSIIVKVIKTKSVEFLPVGLSFCLVLSAVAWFCYGLFTKDPFVMYPNVGGFFFSCVQIGLYCWYRKPSNAVLPTTTADAGNGNGGSADQPQVQVIELPVHSVAILSVGPVPILGVHKIEVIAAEQQTVIDVKDAARAAEVDQPEVIEIVPAPAV, from the exons ATGGCTGGGGGCCTCTTCGACATGTCTCACCCGGCGAGCGCCCTCGCCGGCATCGCAG GAAACATCGTCTCCTTCTTCGTGTTCCTCGCGCCAAT GGCGACGTTCCTGCAGATCTACAGGAAGAAGACGACGGGCGGGTTCAGCTCGGTGCCGTACGTGGTGGCGCTCTTCAGCTGCTCGCTGCTCATCTTCTACGCGCTGCTCAAGACCGACTCCCCCCTCCTGCTCACCATCAACAGCTTCGGCTGCTGCATCGAGACCGTCTACATCGTCGCCTACCTCGTCTACGCGCCGCCCCGCGCCAGGCTCAGGACGctcgcctacttcttcgtcctcgACGTCGCCGCCTTCGGCCTCGTCCTCGTCGTCACCATGTACGCCTTCGCGCCGGCCCACCGCGTCAAGTTCCTCGGCAGCGTCTGCCTCGCATTCTCCATGGCCGTCTTCGTCGCGCCGCTCTCCATCATC GTCAAGGTGATCAAGACCAAGAGCGTGGAGTTCCTGCCCGTCGGCCTCTCCTTCTGCCTCGTCCTCAGCGCCGTCGCGTGGTTCTGCTACGGCCTCTTCACCAAGGACCCATTCGTCATG TACCCGAACGTGGGCGGCTTCTTCTTCAGCTGCGTCCAGATTGGGCTCTACTGCTGGTACCGCAAGCCCAGCAACGCCGTGCTGCCCACTACTACCGCCGACGCCGGCAACGGCAATGGCGGCTCCGCAGACCAGCCGCAGGTGCAGGTGATCGAGCTGCCCGTGCACTCCGTCGCCATCCTGTCCGTGGGCCCCGTCCCGATCCTCGGCGTGCACAAGATCGAGGTCATCGCGGCAGAGCAGCAGACCGTCATCGACGTCAAGGACGCCGCCAGGGCTGCCGAGGTCGACCAGCCGGAGGTCATCGAGATCGTCCCCGCCCCCGCCGTGTGA